From one Triticum aestivum cultivar Chinese Spring chromosome 4B, IWGSC CS RefSeq v2.1, whole genome shotgun sequence genomic stretch:
- the LOC123092642 gene encoding LRR receptor-like serine/threonine-protein kinase FEI 1, whose amino-acid sequence MGYFLRKQPGFLFILIILHFGGRAARALSSDGEALLAFKKAITNSDGVFLSWHEQDADPCKWKGVKCDGHSKRVIYLILPYHKLVGPIPPEVGRLNQLQTLSLQGNSLYGSLPPELGNCTKLQQLHLQGNYISGYIPSEFGDLVELETLDLSSNTLKGSIPHSLDNLTKLASFNVSMNFLTGPIPSDGSLTNFNETSFIGNRDLCGRQINSVCKDALQSPSDGSQQPSKDDPNKRSSRVVISAVATVGALLLVALMCFWGCFLYKNFGKKDIHGFRVELCGGSSVVMFHGDLPYSTKDILKKLEIMDEENIIGAGGFGTVYKLAMDDGNVFALKRIVKTNEGRDKFFDRELEILGSVKHRNLVNLRGYCNSPSSKLLIYDYLPGGSLDEVLHEKTEQLEWEARINIILGAAKGLAYLHHDCSPRIIHRDIKSSNILLDGNFEARVSDFGLAKLLEDEESHITTIVAGTFGYLAPEYMQSGRATEKTDVYSFGVLVLEILSGKRPTDASFIEKGLNIVGWLNFLAGESREREIVDPDCDGVQIETLDALLSLAKQCVSSLPEERPTMHRVVQMLESDVITPCGSDFYDSE is encoded by the exons ATGGGCTATTTTCTCAGAAAACAGCCCGGTTTCCTCTTTATTCTGATCATCCTGCACTTTGGGGGCCGTGCAGCAAGAGCGCTAAGTTCAGACG GTGAAGCACTTCTCGCCTTTAAGAAGGCAATCACAAATTCAGATGGGGTCTTTCTAAGTTGGCACGAACAAGACGCGGATCCCTGCAAATGGAAGGGTGTTAAATGCGATGGTCACAGCAAGAGAGTGATTTATCT GATTCTCCCATATCACAAGTTAGTCGGGCCCATACCACCAGAAGTTGGAAGGCTAAATCAGCTGCAGACTTT ATCACTACAGGGGAACAGTTTGTATGGTTCACTCCCTCCCGAGCTAGGAAATTGTACCAAGTTGCAACAACT GCATCTACAAGGAAATTATATAAGTGGATATATCCCTTCGGAATTTGGTGATCTGGTTGAACTTGAGACGTT GGACTTATCCAGCAATACGTTGAAGGGATCAATCCCGCATTCTCTTGATAACCTGACCAAACTTGCATCTTT CAACGTATCCATGAACTTTCTGACAGGACCGATACCATCAGATGGTTCACTTACCAATTTTAATGAAACTTC CTTTATTGGGAACCGTGATTTATGTGGTAGGCAGATTAATTCAGTGTGCAAAGATGCACTTCAATCACCATCAGATGGCTCTCAGCAGCCTTCCAAAG ATGACCCAAATAAAAGGAGTTCCAGAGTTGTTATAAGTGCGGTCGCGACAGTGGGAGCTCTGCTATTGGTGGCTCTGATGTGTTTCTGGGGTTGTTTTCTGTACAAAAATTTCGGGAAGAAAGATATACATGGTTTCAGGGTGGAGCTATGTGGAG GCTCTTCTGTTGTGATGTTCCACGGGGACCTCCCTTACTCCACAAAAGATATCCTTAAGAAGTTAGAGATCATGGATGAGGAAAATATCATTGGAGCAGGGGGTTTTGGGACTGTGTACAAACTTGCAATGGATGATGGCAACGTTTTTGCATTGAAAAGGATAGTGAAAACAAATGAAGGGCGTGACAAATTCTTTGATAGAGAACTTGAGATATTGGGAAGTGTTAAGCACCGTAATTTGGTCAATCTCCGTGGCTATTGCAATTCCCCTTCATCGAAACTGTTGATATATGACTACCTTCCAGGTGGAAGCCTGGATGAAGTGCTACATG AAAAAACTGAGCAGCTGGAATGGGAGGCGCGCATTAACATAATACTTGGAGCTGCAAAAGGCCTGGCTTACTTGCATCATGATTGCTCACCTCGAATAATACATCGTGATATTAAGTCGAGCAATATCTTACTGGACGGCAATTTTGAGGCACGTGTATCAGACTTCGGACTGGCAAAGCTACTGGAGGATGAAGAATCTCATATTACTACAATAGTTGCAGGAACATTTGGATATCTTGCCCCAG AGTATATGCAAAGTGGCAGGGCTACCGAAAAGACGGATGTCTACAGTTTTGGAGTTTTGGTACTCGAGATACTGAGCGGAAAGCGACCTACTGATGCGTCATTCATTGAGAAGGGGTTGAACATTGTTGGATGG CTGAACTTCTTGGCTGGAGAGAGCAGAGAGCGGGAGATTGTGGATCCGGATTGCGACGGCGTGCAGATCGAGACCCTGGACGCCCTGCTCTCTCTCGCCAAGCAATGCGTGAGCTCTTTGCCGGAGGAGCGTCCGACGATGCATAGGGTGGTACAGATGCTGGAGTCGGATGTAATTACACCGTGCGGCAGTGATTTCTACGATTCAGAGTAG